The following are encoded together in the Candidatus Woesebacteria bacterium genome:
- a CDS encoding LytR C-terminal domain-containing protein yields MPKDTKSKQSLDQIDSIESQLAEDSEEKVISVRIPKKKSEKEVPQEKEEKVNSSDDLPTHDEKESDTEKAGVQKDTQEVENVSSFSLLDADKKDEDTKMDKIHSPKTPSPDTTGDNENPGEAKTETPVSPDIKKDPKEEIKQWLDSADGENSNDEPSGNKLKIFIVFVIVAIVLGVIGGGLFYYQKNTPDAIDNTQVTPTPNTVIPSPTPLPNVTTKPLDLENISVSVLNGSGKAGEAGKAAKLLTDAGFQEATPDNADSSDFTITYVVVKKDAPDGLYKEISEVLGKTYQVELSDDILDDKSEFDAEVTIGSLTAQESLEKSESEEE; encoded by the coding sequence ATGCCAAAAGACACAAAAAGTAAACAATCGTTGGATCAGATTGACTCAATTGAGAGCCAGTTGGCGGAAGATAGTGAGGAAAAAGTAATTAGTGTACGCATCCCTAAAAAGAAAAGCGAAAAAGAGGTTCCTCAAGAAAAAGAAGAAAAGGTTAACTCTTCGGATGATTTGCCCACACATGACGAAAAAGAATCAGATACCGAAAAAGCTGGTGTACAAAAAGATACTCAAGAAGTGGAAAATGTATCCTCTTTTAGCTTGCTTGATGCCGACAAAAAAGATGAAGATACGAAAATGGATAAAATACATAGTCCAAAAACTCCTTCACCCGACACGACTGGTGACAATGAAAACCCCGGAGAAGCAAAAACCGAGACACCGGTTTCACCTGATATAAAAAAGGATCCGAAAGAAGAAATTAAACAATGGCTCGATAGTGCCGATGGTGAAAACTCAAACGATGAACCTTCAGGAAATAAATTAAAAATATTTATTGTCTTCGTTATTGTCGCAATTGTACTCGGAGTCATAGGCGGAGGATTGTTTTATTATCAAAAAAATACACCTGATGCGATTGATAATACCCAGGTTACACCTACCCCGAATACCGTAATTCCAAGCCCAACTCCGCTACCCAATGTGACAACCAAACCTCTTGATTTGGAAAACATTAGTGTCAGTGTATTAAATGGATCGGGTAAAGCGGGGGAGGCGGGTAAGGCGGCTAAATTATTGACAGACGCGGGCTTCCAAGAAGCAACACCTGACAATGCCGACAGTTCAGACTTCACCATCACTTATGTTGTAGTTAAAAAAGATGCACCTGACGGATTGTATAAAGAAATTTCAGAGGTATTGGGCAAAACATATCAGGTAGAATTATCAGATGATATTCTCGATGACAAGTCAGAGTTTGACGCAGAAGTTACAATCGGTAGTTTAACTGCACAAGAAAGTCTTGAAAAAAGCGAATCCGAAGAAGAATAA
- the glgP gene encoding alpha-glucan family phosphorylase: protein MINLPKNINPVAYFCVEFGIDNELPTYAGGLGILAGEVISAAADINFPMIGIGLLHKGRKFVQHIDETGYQHDLDSVFDPNTSFLRETTINGKPLIIEISCGETIKVRSYYIRLADHTLLFFLSPNVDGNSEDWRGLLNTIYWGDEDTQIKQNILLGVGGVKLLEALKIKPSFYHLNEGRPAFVVTELIKHLSGVDKKDVENSWNLAQQSIVYTNHTLVKAGNVSYDPQKVRHYLELIDVHKQLDINFIIEKGIEQESKRFDMTRFALNASHKVSAVSKAHGKISKKLWPNYNWYAITNGVHLPRWQTHAFRNTSIHDRDLWDNHVRKKADLSKMVLNRTGFKYDHNRLVVTWARRVAGYKQPKAVISDLNRLVKIITRENKAIQLLFAGKVHPGDDQNKLVLQEIIRYMQNELSGYAIFVPDYDISLAKSLVSGSDIWLNTPKPNEEASGTSGMKALSNGVLNMTTVGGWAKEVNWENVGWKLDDNNLSASIYSSLEEAQDIYYETTGDYPKTWVERMRKSIELSKNFTADRMLKEYVKYLYS, encoded by the coding sequence GTGATTAATCTGCCAAAAAATATCAATCCGGTTGCATATTTTTGTGTTGAATTTGGTATAGATAATGAGTTACCTACTTACGCCGGAGGGTTGGGGATACTTGCCGGAGAAGTAATAAGTGCCGCCGCTGATATTAATTTTCCCATGATTGGTATTGGCTTGCTTCATAAGGGTAGAAAATTTGTCCAACATATCGACGAAACCGGTTATCAGCACGATTTGGATTCTGTATTTGACCCAAACACCTCTTTTCTTAGGGAAACGACAATTAACGGAAAACCTTTGATTATTGAAATATCATGTGGAGAAACAATAAAAGTACGCTCGTATTACATTCGTCTTGCCGACCACACTTTATTGTTTTTTCTTTCACCAAATGTTGACGGAAATTCCGAGGATTGGCGAGGACTTCTAAATACCATCTACTGGGGAGATGAAGATACTCAAATCAAGCAAAACATATTACTTGGAGTAGGTGGCGTCAAATTACTTGAAGCCTTAAAAATTAAGCCCTCTTTCTATCATTTAAATGAAGGTAGGCCTGCTTTTGTCGTTACGGAATTGATTAAACATCTTTCTGGTGTAGACAAGAAAGATGTCGAAAATTCTTGGAATTTAGCGCAGCAGTCAATTGTATATACTAACCACACTTTGGTAAAAGCAGGGAATGTAAGTTATGATCCACAAAAAGTTAGGCATTACTTAGAATTGATTGACGTACACAAACAACTTGATATCAACTTTATTATTGAAAAAGGAATTGAACAAGAAAGCAAGAGATTTGATATGACGCGATTTGCCCTAAACGCTTCACACAAGGTATCCGCAGTTAGCAAAGCGCATGGTAAAATCTCAAAAAAACTCTGGCCAAACTATAATTGGTATGCAATAACAAACGGAGTGCATTTACCACGTTGGCAGACACATGCTTTCAGAAACACTTCCATACACGACCGAGACTTATGGGACAATCATGTAAGAAAAAAAGCTGACCTGTCAAAAATGGTGCTAAACAGAACCGGTTTCAAATACGACCACAATCGTCTTGTCGTTACGTGGGCTAGACGGGTAGCCGGTTATAAGCAACCAAAAGCTGTAATTTCTGACTTAAACCGACTCGTTAAGATAATTACCCGTGAGAACAAAGCTATTCAACTTTTGTTTGCCGGCAAAGTTCACCCAGGCGATGACCAAAATAAGTTAGTTCTCCAGGAAATTATTCGCTATATGCAAAACGAGTTATCGGGATACGCTATTTTTGTACCCGATTACGACATATCACTCGCTAAATCTCTCGTATCAGGAAGCGACATATGGTTAAACACACCTAAACCCAACGAAGAAGCATCGGGAACATCAGGTATGAAAGCCTTGTCAAACGGAGTTCTTAATATGACAACGGTGGGTGGTTGGGCAAAAGAGGTCAACTGGGAAAATGTAGGTTGGAAACTTGATGACAACAATTTAAGTGCAAGTATTTATTCATCACTAGAAGAAGCTCAAGACATTTATTATGAAACAACCGGCGATTACCCTAAAACGTGGGTCGAGAGAATGCGTAAGTCTATCGAGCTTTCCAAAAATTTCACAGCCGATAGAATGCTTAAGGAATACGTAAAGTATTTATATTCTTAA
- a CDS encoding ABC-F family ATP-binding cassette domain-containing protein codes for MIIGHGISKNYGTENILSNISFKAGNGRKIGVVGANGCGKTTLFKIIAGEISTDSGSYHNHGETIGYVPQEFEFPDVTIGEYLKSKLSEEWEEYKIDILISKLKYVNYNPEQKISTLSEGQKMKAKMIEMLLVDPTILIIDEPTNHLDIEGIVWFENYIKNLNETVLLISHDRQFLNMVVDEIWEIEKSGIIRFVGNYDFYKEEKLKLIEKWDNDFKLFLKKKDKLEQLLASARKISDGKSRGKAVSSAKKRIERETKGENEKHKYESKRLKDIEFVTDITHRKMMLAFKNVSKVYDTREVFKDLNFSVLGGEKVWLYGPNGAGKSTIVKMIAGDEQPTHGEIEIGNNVKMGYFAQKQSKILDNRNLLTCYLEETGCAYGKAFGELKKFLFENDDLKKPVKNLSPGQRARFALAIFTHNNYDLLILDEPTNHLDIETKEVVENSLREFKGTVVLVSHDRYFVERVGITKMANLRNATLSVYNV; via the coding sequence ATGATTATAGGACATGGCATCTCTAAAAATTACGGCACGGAAAATATTTTAAGTAATATTTCTTTTAAAGCCGGTAACGGTAGAAAAATCGGCGTTGTCGGAGCAAATGGTTGTGGCAAAACAACTCTTTTCAAAATAATTGCGGGAGAGATAAGCACGGACTCCGGAAGTTACCACAATCACGGCGAAACAATTGGATATGTTCCTCAAGAATTTGAATTTCCCGACGTAACTATCGGAGAATATCTCAAGAGTAAATTAAGTGAAGAGTGGGAAGAGTATAAGATTGATATTCTAATAAGTAAATTAAAATATGTAAATTACAATCCGGAACAAAAAATATCAACACTTAGTGAGGGTCAGAAGATGAAGGCAAAAATGATTGAGATGTTACTTGTCGACCCAACCATTCTTATCATTGATGAGCCAACCAACCATCTTGATATTGAAGGTATTGTATGGTTTGAAAATTATATTAAAAATTTAAATGAAACAGTCCTTCTAATTTCTCATGATCGACAATTTTTAAACATGGTAGTTGATGAAATATGGGAAATCGAAAAATCAGGTATCATTCGCTTTGTTGGAAATTACGATTTTTACAAAGAAGAAAAATTAAAACTAATTGAGAAATGGGATAATGACTTCAAACTATTTCTTAAAAAGAAGGATAAACTCGAACAGTTGTTAGCGAGTGCGAGAAAAATATCGGACGGAAAAAGCCGAGGAAAGGCAGTCAGTTCAGCCAAAAAAAGGATCGAAAGAGAAACTAAGGGAGAGAACGAAAAACACAAATATGAATCAAAGAGGCTAAAGGATATCGAATTTGTGACAGATATTACACATCGAAAAATGATGCTTGCCTTCAAGAATGTAAGTAAAGTTTATGACACTAGGGAAGTTTTTAAAGATTTAAACTTTAGTGTCTTGGGAGGAGAAAAGGTTTGGTTGTATGGTCCAAATGGTGCGGGTAAATCAACAATCGTTAAAATGATAGCAGGAGACGAACAACCAACCCATGGTGAAATAGAAATTGGCAATAATGTAAAAATGGGTTATTTTGCCCAGAAACAATCAAAAATATTAGATAATCGAAACTTGCTTACATGTTACCTGGAAGAAACAGGCTGTGCATACGGAAAAGCCTTCGGGGAATTGAAAAAGTTTTTATTCGAGAATGACGACCTAAAAAAACCGGTCAAAAATTTAAGTCCGGGTCAAAGGGCGCGATTTGCTCTGGCAATATTTACTCACAATAATTATGATTTGCTAATCTTAGATGAACCGACAAACCATTTAGATATCGAAACCAAAGAAGTTGTAGAAAATTCTTTAAGAGAGTTCAAGGGAACGGTTGTGTTGGTTTCCCATGACAGGTATTTCGTCGAGCGTGTGGGGATTACCAAGATGGCAAATCTAAGAAACGCTACGCTAAGCGTCTACAACGTCTAA
- a CDS encoding SOS response-associated peptidase, with amino-acid sequence MCGRFGSSFGAQDLAKTYDLISQPDFEIKSNSDIRPSQLIVTLTKNSPLVARQMRWGFIPTWADPSKTKIKPINARSDKLGGNFYRSDFESNRCLIPASFFYEWKKEKIEGKLVKTPFRFKIKDTNIFSFAGIYSSHQDAEGKIHYMTAIITTSANSLMKKVHDRMPVIIDINDTAKYFESLQKAKMLLKPYDEERMECEEVNTV; translated from the coding sequence ATGTGCGGAAGATTTGGCTCAAGCTTTGGTGCTCAAGATTTAGCAAAAACGTATGATTTGATAAGCCAGCCTGATTTTGAGATTAAATCCAACTCGGACATTAGGCCATCACAGTTGATAGTCACACTTACCAAAAACTCTCCACTAGTTGCACGGCAAATGCGTTGGGGATTTATTCCTACATGGGCTGATCCATCCAAGACTAAAATTAAACCGATTAATGCAAGAAGTGATAAACTTGGTGGTAATTTTTATAGATCCGATTTTGAAAGTAATCGCTGTCTAATTCCTGCATCATTTTTTTATGAATGGAAGAAAGAGAAAATAGAGGGAAAACTAGTAAAAACGCCTTTCAGGTTCAAAATTAAGGATACTAATATATTTTCATTTGCCGGCATTTACTCATCACACCAAGATGCCGAAGGAAAAATCCACTATATGACAGCAATCATTACAACAAGTGCAAACTCGTTAATGAAAAAAGTGCACGACAGAATGCCTGTTATTATTGATATAAACGATACTGCAAAATACTTTGAAAGTTTACAAAAAGCCAAGATGTTATTGAAACCGTATGATGAGGAAAGGATGGAGTGTGAGGAAGTAAATACAGTTTAG
- a CDS encoding thioredoxin family protein — MKVLKFGAVWCAGCLVMKPRWAEIEKENPWLETIYFDFDEDKHMVEKYKINNNLPTFVFLDRNENEVLRLNGEVSKEELLNVINEHKGE; from the coding sequence ATGAAGGTACTTAAATTTGGAGCTGTGTGGTGTGCAGGTTGTCTTGTCATGAAACCAAGGTGGGCAGAGATTGAAAAAGAAAATCCGTGGCTAGAAACGATATATTTTGATTTCGATGAAGACAAACATATGGTTGAAAAGTACAAAATCAATAATAATCTACCAACCTTCGTTTTTCTTGACAGAAATGAAAATGAAGTGCTGCGCTTAAACGGTGAGGTGTCAAAAGAAGAATTACTGAATGTAATTAACGAGCACAAGGGAGAATAA
- a CDS encoding alpha/beta hydrolase, producing the protein MKNVLFLQSWYSNISDNWYPWLQKELARIGYVTNFTDIPEMRKDAPNMAKILKFIESNSVLNTDTIIVGHSLGNLLAMRLAERYKFKKMILVSVWDYDDLCEGHKSFWKTKINHKAIKRNVKDIYVIHSDNDPYYTALAAKDTSNRLNAKYILLEGGGHFGSEDGYKKLPQVLELIKK; encoded by the coding sequence ATGAAAAACGTTTTATTTTTACAAAGCTGGTATTCAAATATTTCCGACAATTGGTATCCATGGCTACAAAAAGAGTTAGCAAGGATCGGGTATGTAACTAACTTCACAGATATTCCAGAGATGCGAAAAGATGCACCCAATATGGCTAAAATTCTTAAGTTCATTGAATCAAATAGTGTTTTAAATACAGACACAATTATTGTCGGACATAGCCTTGGTAACTTACTAGCTATGAGACTGGCGGAAAGATACAAGTTTAAAAAGATGATTCTTGTTTCGGTGTGGGATTACGATGATTTATGTGAAGGTCATAAATCATTTTGGAAAACAAAGATAAACCATAAGGCTATAAAAAGAAACGTTAAGGATATTTATGTAATTCACTCCGATAATGATCCTTACTATACCGCACTGGCAGCCAAAGATACGAGTAATAGGTTAAATGCCAAATATATATTACTTGAGGGTGGTGGACACTTTGGGTCAGAAGATGGGTATAAAAAACTTCCACAGGTATTAGAACTGATTAAAAAATAA
- a CDS encoding NUDIX hydrolase, which yields MIHKKVAVIVWTIDPVGKRRFLIRHNKPFNGYDDEWTIIFGDIKKGESLKIAAKKETSEEYGINTFDETKNLDYKIEFDGKHGPTEAHFIALKVKDIDIQIILYEESIGYDWMLIERVYEVMKHEDEKQAFTLL from the coding sequence ATGATTCACAAAAAAGTTGCCGTAATCGTTTGGACCATCGACCCTGTTGGAAAAAGAAGATTTCTCATTCGCCATAACAAACCTTTTAATGGCTACGATGACGAGTGGACTATTATATTTGGAGATATAAAAAAGGGGGAAAGCTTGAAAATTGCCGCAAAAAAAGAGACAAGTGAGGAATATGGCATTAATACTTTTGATGAAACTAAAAACTTAGATTATAAAATCGAGTTTGACGGAAAGCATGGACCAACTGAGGCTCATTTTATTGCCTTAAAAGTAAAAGATATAGATATCCAAATTATTCTTTATGAAGAAAGTATTGGTTATGATTGGATGTTGATTGAAAGAGTTTATGAAGTAATGAAACACGAGGATGAAAAACAGGCCTTTACTCTATTGTAA
- a CDS encoding phosphoribosyltransferase, with product MQLEDKGRDNFHNYVKLLKRLIVNQNIHFDLIVGAGDSGMSMSKIAELVYIELGLVIPKLLTIPYYRFTKKNVSSGNEYLNPNTYLSKVINTIQGISSIKHVLFVDDEIGQGNTVFGTIKILEKVLPDTKYVDLYILAEDHGFDPKVLKTEIKIFFKPFSNSQKDIYNAISYIIPYEIEKYITEKYSDETIGSKVRMNSLFGLPSKEMVKSVPVWSYSIYNKLQKEIPNFSHLRIDFEKYIISLIRKAVQ from the coding sequence ATGCAACTAGAAGATAAAGGCAGAGATAATTTCCATAATTATGTCAAATTACTAAAAAGGCTTATTGTCAATCAAAATATACACTTTGATCTTATTGTCGGCGCCGGTGATTCCGGAATGTCAATGTCAAAGATTGCGGAATTAGTCTATATAGAACTTGGTTTAGTCATTCCCAAATTACTGACTATTCCCTATTACAGATTTACAAAAAAGAATGTATCAAGCGGAAATGAATATCTAAATCCAAACACCTACCTCAGTAAAGTAATAAATACAATTCAGGGTATTTCCAGTATAAAACACGTATTATTTGTTGACGATGAAATAGGTCAAGGAAATACCGTCTTTGGTACAATTAAAATCCTTGAAAAAGTACTACCTGATACGAAATATGTTGACTTATATATTTTAGCGGAAGATCACGGTTTTGATCCGAAAGTGCTTAAGACAGAAATAAAAATATTTTTCAAACCTTTCTCAAACTCCCAAAAGGATATTTATAACGCAATTTCTTACATCATTCCATACGAGATCGAAAAATATATTACCGAAAAATATTCTGATGAGACTATCGGATCAAAAGTTCGTATGAATTCTTTGTTTGGATTACCCAGCAAAGAGATGGTAAAAAGCGTTCCTGTTTGGTCATACAGTATTTACAATAAACTGCAAAAGGAAATTCCTAACTTTAGTCACCTGAGAATTGATTTTGAGAAGTATATTATTTCTTTAATAAGGAAAGCTGTGCAATAG
- a CDS encoding Type 1 glutamine amidotransferase-like domain-containing protein: MKLYLSSFKIGDEGQRLAHMVGGNKRIAIISNALDCYSDLERRKKGEDLEIAELKLLGLKPEILDLRKYFGKRDELELFLRNFDAVWVRGGNCFVLRVAMKKSGFDDIINKYEGSDFVYAGYSAGACVLSPSLKGIDFVDNPLALQDAYPKEKVCWEGLGIIDFAFEPHYKSDHPESADIDKEIEHLIDNKILFKAFRDGEVYIKDYDK; this comes from the coding sequence ATGAAACTATATTTATCATCATTTAAAATTGGCGACGAAGGGCAAAGGCTGGCGCACATGGTAGGCGGGAATAAACGCATTGCTATTATTTCCAATGCATTAGACTGTTATTCGGATTTAGAGAGACGTAAAAAAGGTGAAGATCTTGAAATTGCCGAGTTAAAACTTCTCGGATTAAAACCCGAAATATTAGACCTACGTAAGTATTTCGGAAAACGTGATGAGTTGGAATTATTCCTACGCAATTTTGATGCGGTTTGGGTTCGCGGTGGAAACTGTTTTGTACTCCGTGTGGCGATGAAAAAAAGTGGGTTTGACGATATCATAAATAAATATGAAGGTTCTGATTTTGTTTATGCAGGGTACAGTGCAGGTGCGTGTGTTTTATCTCCTTCACTCAAGGGAATTGATTTTGTGGACAATCCACTAGCTCTGCAAGATGCCTATCCCAAAGAAAAAGTTTGCTGGGAAGGTTTGGGCATAATTGATTTTGCTTTCGAGCCTCATTACAAATCAGATCATCCGGAGTCTGCTGACATTGACAAAGAAATTGAGCATTTGATTGATAACAAAATCCTTTTTAAGGCGTTTAGAGACGGTGAAGTGTATATCAAAGATTACGATAAATAA